In Halichondria panicea chromosome 13, odHalPani1.1, whole genome shotgun sequence, one genomic interval encodes:
- the LOC135346540 gene encoding von Willebrand factor A domain-containing protein 5A-like, whose product MSADYFGLLVAGKKTPIPLRDVSVNAEIQGYVLGLKSVLTYLNDSPDPIEVLFKFPLEDSYAVVGLTAVIDGRKIKAEIREKEEARAAYDDAIASGQSAALGEEKSGDVFSISLGNLPPQKSAEVHLELVGELPIDAEHMIRFSLPSTLKPRYTPAGSVDPLAPVSGVPTSQVEHSTVSSVNGFKLSVLNASAQVADVTSPTHSLKTVKDAEGDCVIVTLSEGKFIDSDLVIQIEHKNLHQPTVLTERGKDGEGKFMNDQAVMVNFFPDFKQIEAACEFIFLIDRSGSMSGSYIKSARETLILFLKSLPENSRFNIIGFGSRFEKLFPENSVSYMQETLDTAMAHLQNLQADLGGTELLPPLEAIFRSQPSPGFSRQVFVLTDGSVSNTDRCIQKVKDCSGFARCFTFGIGSGASTSLVEGLARAGNGASEFVKEGERMQPKVIRSLKRALQPSVTDVSIEFKVPGQECKVLQSPDNLPPIYNGEKLVVYGVISAKLPFKGTAILKGQMGENRIEQHLSFEIQLTPEKPSLPTIHHLAAKALIKDWQSQKKSKADVIKLSIEGSVISSHTAFIAVNEESSDTVSGAMLTYDLQAAGASLNFSRSAKRKKGGGFGKKGGGFGGFFSSLFGKRNSSSPSLKAAAPPIAASMDDVGTSSDDDESESLCEEAEFDVEENFKEMALDEEIRGAALPPPKLSAKMASAPVPPPKLSAKMASAPVPTDTLTALINAQQANGSWAISSTFSNFLGKPLKELEDASPEDISSTFWATVLILTLLKKKFSGQQEEWELIAMKANSWLKKQALPSGISLDNVFKTAEKLL is encoded by the exons ATGTCTGCTGACTACTTTGGACTACTAGTGGCTGGAAAGAAAACCCCGATACCTCTGAGAGATGTCTCTGTAAATGCTGAGATACAAGGCTATGTGCTAGGACTCAAATCTGTCCTGACATACCTCAATGATTCCCCGGATCCCATTGAAGTACTGTTCAAGTTTCCATTGGAAGATTCCTATGCTGTTGTTGGACTAACAGCCGTCATCGATGGTCGAAAGATCAAAGCTGAGATTCGTGAAAAAGAAGAAGCTAGAGCTGCTTATGACGATGCTATTGCCAGCGGGCAATCTGCTGCACTAGGAGAAGAAAAGAGTGGTGATGTCTTTAGCATTTCACTGGGGAATCTTCCTCCTCAGAAAAGTGCCGAAGTTCATCTTGAGCTTGTCGGTGAACTGCCAATCGATGCAGAGCATATGATTCGATTTTCCCTTCCGTCTACCCTCAAACCTCGATACACACCAGCTGGTTCAGTTGATCCTCTTGCACCAGTTTCTGGAGTACCGACTAGTCAAGTTGAGCATTCTACAGTTTCCAGCGTTAATGGATTTAAGCTCAGTGTTCTGAATGCCTCTGCTCAGGTAGCTGATGTGACCTCTCCCACCCATTCGTTGAAAACAGTCAAAGACGCAGAAGGAGATTGTGTCATTGTTACGCTTTCTGAAGGGAAATTTATCGACAGTGATCTTGTAATCCAGATTGAGCACAAGAACCTGCACCAACCCACAGTTCTTACAGAGAGGGGAAAAGATGGTGAAGGAAAGTTTATGAATGATCAAGCAGTGATGGTGAACTTTTTTCCTGATTTCAAACAGATAGAGGCAGCTTGTGAATTTATATTCCTGATCGATCGTAGTGGTAGCATGAGTGGTTCATACATCAAAAGTGCTCGTGAAACTCTAATTCTGTTCTTAAAAAGCCTGCCGGAAAATTCCCGCTTCAACATAATCGGTTTTGGATCAAGATTCGAAAAGCTGTTTCCCGAGAACAGTGTTTCATACATGCAAGAAACATTGGATACTGCCATGGCTCACCTACAGAATCTTCAGGCGGACCTTGGTGGCACAGAGCTACTTCCTCCACTCGAAGCCATCTTTCGCAGCCAACCTAGTCCTGGCTTCTCTCGACAAGTATTTGTACTCACTGATGGCTCTGTCAGTAATACTGATCGATGCATTCAGAAAGTGAAGGATTGTTCAGGTTTTGCAAG GTGCTTCACTTTTGGTATCGGATCAGGAGCTTCAACGTCTCTCGTGGAAGGACTGGCCCGAGCTGGAAATGGAGCCTCAGAGTTTGTCAAAGAAGGAGAGAGAATGCAGCCAaag GTCATTCGAAGCCTAAAGCGAGCACTTCAGCCATCAGTGACAGATGTGAGTATTGAATTTAAAGTGCCCGGACAAGAATGCAAAGTTCTGCAGAGCCCCGATAATCTCCCTCCAATCTACAATGGCGAAAAGCTAGTGGTTTATGGAGTGATATCTGCCAAGTTGCCTTTTAAAGGTACAGCAATTCTGAAGGGACAAATGGGTGAAAATAGAATTGAGCAACATCTATCGTTTGAAATCCAGCTAACCCCTGAAAAGCCTTCTCTTCCTACAATTCACCATCTTGCCGCAAAAGCTCTTATCAAGGATTGGCAGTCACAAAAAAAAAGCAAGGCGGATGTCATAAAGCTGAGCATCGAAGGAAGTGTCATTTCATCACATACAGCATTTATTGCAGTTAATGAAGAGAGCTCAGATACTGTTAGTGGAGCAATGCTAACCTATGATCTTCAAGCAGCTGGTGCTTCATTAAATTTTAGCCGCTCTGCTAAAAGGAAAAAGGGGGGTGGCTTTGGGAAAAAGGGGGGTGGCTTTGGGGGATTCTTCTCAAGCCTGTTTGGAAAACGAAATTCCTCTTCCCCTTCATTGAAAGCTGCAGCTCCACCTATTGCTGCTTCTATGGATGATGTTGGTACTAGCAGTGACGATGACGAGTCGGAATCTTTGTGTGAAGAAGCTGAATTCGATGTAGAGGAAAACTTTAAAGAAATGGCTCTCGATGAAGAAATACGTGGAGCAGCACTGCCGCCACCAAAACTGTCTGCAAAAATGGCTTCTGCACCCGTACCGCCACCAAAACTGTCCGCAAAAATGGCTTCTGCACCTGTACCTACAGACACGTTGACAGCTCTTATCAATGCACAGCAAGCCAACGGATCATGGGCGATTAGTTCTACCTTTTCTAACTTTTTGGGGAAACCCTTGAAAGAGCTTGAAGATGCTTCCCCAGAAGATATTTCGAGTACTTTTTGGGCCACCGTACTGATTCTTACCCTACTAAAGAAGAAATTCTCTGGCCAACAGGAAGAATGGGAGCTGATAGCAATGAAGGCAAACTCTTGGCTGAAAAAACAGGCTCTTCCAAGCGGAATATCCTTGGACAATGTCTTCAAAACTGCTGAGAAACTACTTTAG
- the LOC135346557 gene encoding cytochrome P450 4F3-like: MMLSLLCWLSLLLSAALTYIFWSNLPRAVWQYYRQCKYLKKFPSWPAHWLWGHLHLVKPNEETIMRYMDFMKEKKPKMTCFWVGPFFASVGVHHPNYLKILLKEEKSRPIYRLFLPWLGEGLLIAEGQRWARNRRLLTPAFHFEILKGYVPVYNSCVEVFLEKWRVKAQEGIPVKIFDTVSLLSLDIISQCAFSYKSDCQNAKFKHPYVKAVYDLSFLVTDRFLNPLHHIDWLYALTSSGQKMRKACKLVHDHSMTVINERRTVLNLQQFPKKQSFDVDALYNKVSQNRKYLDFLDILLTATHEDGTGLLDVDIRAEADTFMFEGHDTTTSGMCWTLYCLAKHPEHQDKVREEVRSVLMDRNFLDYDDLKNLKYTQWCIKEAMRLYPPVPEIYRKVSEDVKLDDYTIPKGTQFSIQIYALHHNPEFWENPEVFDPLRFHPSNADKRDPYTYIPFSAGHRNCIGQNFALNEEKVVIGSIVNRFHLTLDKANEVEMSPRVVLRSKYDILMQLEELKN, translated from the coding sequence ATGATGTTGAGTCTGCTTTGCTGGCTGTCTCTGCTCCTGTCTGCTGCTCTAACTTATATATTTTGGAGCAACCTTCCCAGGGCAGTCTGGCAGTATTACAGACAGTGCAAGTATTTGAAGAAATTCCCGTCATGGCCAGCTCATTGGCTCTGGGGACACCTTCACCTAGTTAAACCGAATGAGGAAACGATTATGAGGTATATGGACTTCATGAAAGAAAAGAAACCAAAAATGACATGTTTTTGGGTCGGACCCTTCTTTGCTTCCGTTGGAGTACACCATCCGAACTACCTAAAGATTCTCCTAAAGGAAGAAAAAAGCAGACCGATATATAGATTGTTTCTGCCTTGGCTTGGAGAGGGTTTACTGATAGCAGAAGGCCAAAGATGGGCCCGGAATAGACGTCTTCTCACCCCAGCCTTCCATTTTGAAATACTGAAGGGTTACGTTCCTGTTTACAATAGTTGTGTTGAAGTATTTCTAGAAAAGTGGAGAGTAAAAGCACAAGAAGGAATTCCTGTTAAAATTTTTGACACTGTCAGCCTGTTGTCATTGGATATAATCTCTCAATGTGCATTCAGTTATAAGAGTGATTGTCAAAATGCAAAGTTCAAGCATCCATACGTGAAAGCTGTATACGATCTGTCATTTCTAGTCACTGATCGATTCTTGAATCCGCTACACCACATTGACTGGCTCTATGCCCTTACTTCTTCTGGACAGAAAATGAGAAAGGCTTGCAAACTTGTCCACGATCATTCCATGACTGTTATAAATGAGCGAAGGACAGTTCTAAATCTCCAACAATTTCCTAAGAAACAAAGCTTCGATGTTGATGCTCTTTACAACAAAGTGTCACAGAATAGGAAGTATCTCGACTTTCTCGACATTCTACTTACTGCTACTCATGAAGATGGAACTGGACTGTTGGATGTGGATATTCGAGCAGAAGCAGACACGTTTATGTTTGAGGGACACGATACAACAACTAGTGGGATGTGTTGGACTCTTTACTGCCTAGCTAAGCACCCAGAACACCAGGACAAGGTCAGGGAGGAGGTGAGGAGTGTGTTGATGGACAGAAATTTCCTTGACTACGATGACCTCAAAAATCTTAAGTACACACAGTGGTGCATTAAAGAAGCTATGAGGCTCTACCCACCCGTTCCAGAGATTTACCGAAAAGTGTCTGAAGATGTCAAACTCGATGACTACACTATTCCTAAGGGTACTCAATTCTCAATCCAAATTTATGCTCTCCACCACAATCCTGAGTTTTGGGAAAACCCTGAAGTGTTTGATCCCCTTCGATTCCATCCTAGCAATGCTGACAAACGTGATCCGTACACCTACATTCCATTTTCTGCTGGCCATAGGAACTGTATCGGCCAAAATTTTGCACTGAATGAAGAGAAAGTGGTTATTGGCTCAATTGTTAATCGTTTTCACCTGACACTGGACAAAGCTAACGAAGTTGAGATGAGTCCAAGAGTAGTGTTACGTTCAAAATATGATATCCTAATGCAGTTGGAAGAATTGAAGAATTAA
- the LOC135346584 gene encoding uncharacterized protein LOC135346584: MPTRSQCAPAWYQLPGNRYCTHTIILNSMLSKNSQTTIIINNMDKIYSERDCWKLIESELFDELEHKLRSNPQPKWFELSLLNTILRTKSGDIKGCIFTNGWPEFTVILFLIDTPFLGLTPQCVQRIVQCCVYSNDSSLTQMLGGLIGSQKGHSWIIVDRAQAEDIQKDLQIVLKRKECTVQLALDRDNHAYYQATTCVHTMGLYVCPDGYVLKKLGEHHAEEIATTWKTCSVTPERKICFFTKLIKHYHSVGLFTKSETGEVSGSPIGWCLQYHDGNLGHLFVQKNHRRKGLATLLVQYMCKRIVDDGEIPIAFVKKDNQCAASLFVSLGFVKSGECIPLICCS, translated from the exons ATGCCAACACGTTCTCAGTGCGCTCCTGCATGGTATCAACTACCAGGAAATAGATACTGCACCCATACAATAATACTGAATAGCATGCTGTCTAAGAACAGCCaaaccactataattattaacaacaTGGATAAAATATACAGTGAAAGAGACTGCTGGAAACTTATTGAAAGTGAGCTCTTTGATGAGCTTGAACATAAGCTCAGAAGCAACCCACAGCCAAAATGG TTTGAACTATCTCTGTTGAATACCATTCTGCGAACAAAGTCTGGAGACATTAAAGGGTGTATTTTCACTAATGGCTGGCCAGAATTTACAGTCATCCTCTTCCTCATTGACACCCCATTTTTGGGGCTTact ccacaatGCGTACAGAGAATAGTGCAGTGCTGTGTGTATTCAAATGACAGCAGCCTCACACAAATGTTGGGTGGGCTGATTGGAAGCCAAAAAGGACATTCTTGGATAATTG TTGACAGAGCGCAAGCAGAAGACATACAGAAGGATTTGCAGATAGTACTTAAAAGAAAGGAATGCACTGTTCAATTAGCCTTGGACCGTGACAACCATGCCTACTATCAAGCTACTACGTGTGTACACACAATGGGACTATA TGTTTGCCCTGATGGCTATGTGCTGAAGAAGCTAGGCGAACATCATGCAGAGGAGATTGCTACAACATGGAAAACTTGTTCAGTTACACCTGAGAGGAAAATATGTTTTTTTACAAAACTTATTAAGCACTACCACAGTGTTGGTTTATTCACTAAGTCAGAGACAGGAGAAGTGAGTGGATCACCAATCGGTTGGTGTCTGCAATATCATGATGGAAATCTAGGACATTTATTTGTTCAAAAGAACCATAGAAGGAAAGGATTAGCCACACTCCTAGTACAATACATGTGCAAACGAATTGTAGACGATGGGGAAATACCCATTGCTTTTGTTAAAAAAGACAATCAATGTGCTGCATCACTTTTTGTTAGTCTGGGTTTTGTTAAATCAGGTGAATGTATTCCATTGATTTGTTGCAGCTAG